CTCCATCCCCGCCATCAGGCTTAGGGAAACCACCTGCCAGCCCGAGACCAGGACCAGGCCGTACACCTCCTTAAGCCCCGGGGCCAGGGCCCAGAGGAAGGGGAGGAGGAAGGCGGCCAGAAGGCCAAGGCCCACGGAACGGAGGCGGAAGAGCTTGTAGAGCTCAAAGACGAAGAGCCTAAGCATGCTTCACCCTCTCCTGGTAGTAGGCCATGAGGTCAAAGCGCTGGGGTCCCAGGGCCTGCACCCGGTAGCCCTCCTTGAGGAGGGCTTGCAGGACCACTTCGGGGCTCCCCTCAAAGAGGATGGCCCCGCCCTGCATCCGGGCCGAGGCCACCTGGGGAAGGGTCTTCAGGAGGGCCAAGGCGCCTTCCAGGGGGTGGGCCTCGAGGCGGAAGACCTCCCGTCCCTCCAGGACCACCTCGTCCAGAAGCCTGCCCCCTCCCAGGATGCCCACCTTGTGGGCGTAGGCGCTCACCTCCTGCAGGTGGTGGGTGGAAAGGAGGACCGCCACCCCCTCCCGGGCCAGCTCCTGCAGGAGGCCGTGGACCAGCTCCACCCCTTCGGGGTCGAGGCCGCTGGTGGGCTCGTCCAGGACCAGGACCCTGGGCCGGTGGAGGATGGCCGCCGCCAGGCCCAGGCGCTGGCGCTGGCCCAGGGAATAGCTTCCCACCTTCTGGTCGGCCACGGCGAGGAGCCTTAAGCGAGCCAGTACCTCCGTGATTCGGCCTTCCTCCTTCACCCCGGCCAGATAGGCCCGCATCCTGAGGTTCTCCCGGCCCGTGAGGTAGGGATAGAAGGCGGCCGGAGCCTCCACCACCGCCCCCAGGTGGCGCCGGGCCTGGGGGGTTTGGTGCACGTCCTCCCCCAGGAGGAGGGCCCTTCCCTCGCTGGGAAAGGCCAGGCCGGTGACCAGGCGTATAAGGGTAGTCTTGCCCGAGCCGTTGGGTCCTGCCAGGGCGTAGACCTCCCCGGGGCGCACAGAGAGGTTTATCTTCTCCAGGATGGGCTTGCGCCCGTAGCGCTTGCCCAGGCCCTCTAGCCTCAGGGCTTCCATGGGTGCTATACTACCCAAGCCCCCGGTCCAGCGCGACGGTCCGGGCGCGAACCGGGTCAGGTCCGGAAGGAAGCAGCCCTAAGCGCCATGGGTCGGGTGCCGCTGGGGCGCCGGGGGCAGTTATCCACAAGGTTATCCACAGGCAAAAGAACCCATGGATAGTGGATCCAGAAGCAAAAAGGGCCTTGGGGACGAGGTTTTTTCTCACTGCCTTTCCTTGGCTTGGATGCGGACCACACCCTTTTCCACAAGCCGGGCCACCTCCTCCGGCGTATAGCCTGCTTCCCTCAGCACCGCCTCCGTGTGCTCCCCCAAAAGGGGTGGGGGAAGGGAGGGGCCTGCGGGCGTTCGGGACAGGAAGCGCAAGGGGCTCGCCAGGGTGGGAAGGGCGCCCAAGAGGGGGTGGCTAAGGGTCCAGACCGCTTCCCGGGCCTGGGCCTGGGGGTCCTGGAAGGCCTCGGCCAGGTTGTTCACGGGGGCGGCGGGAATGCCCGCCTCCTTGAACCTTTCCAGCCAGTATCCGCGGGGGCGGGTCTTGAGGGCGGCGGAAACCGCCTCCACCACCTCCCTGCGGTGTTCCACCCTCTGGGCGTTTTGCGGGAAGCGCTCCCAAAGCCCGGGCAGCTCCAGCACCTGGCAGAGCCGCCGGAACTGCTCGTCGTTGCCCACCGCCAGCACCAGCCAGCCGTCCGCCGCGGGGAAGGCCCCGTAGGGCACGATCTGGGCGTGGGCGTTGCCCAAGCGTCCCGGGGGCCTACCCGTGAGGAGGTAGCTCTCCCCCAGGTTCGCCAGGGCAAAGAGGCCCACGTCGAAGAGGGAGAGGTCGATGTGCTGCCCCAAGCCGCTTCGCTCCCGCTCGTACAGGGCGGCCAGGACTGCCACCGCCCCCATCATCCCCGTCATCACGTCGATCCAGGCCACCCCCACCTTCATGGGGGGGCCTTCCGGTTCCCCGGTCACGGACATGATGCCGGTGTAGCCCTGTAAGGCGGCGTCATACCCCGGTTCCTGGGCCCTCGGGCCCGTGTGGCCGAAGCCGGTGATGGAGAGGTAGACCAGGCGGGGGTTAAGCTCCCGCAGGCTTTCGTAGTCCAGGCGGTACCGCTTGAGGTCCCCGGTTTTGAAGTTCTCCACCAGCACGTCGGCCCTTTGGGCCAGCTTCCGCACCGCCTCCTGGCCCTCGAGGGCCTTGAGGTCCAGGGCCAGGCTCTTTTTACCCCGGTTGACGGAGAGGAAGTAGGCGCTTTCCCCCTTGGCAAAGGGGGGGCCCCAGCCCCGGGTCTCGTCCCCCCAGGGGGGTTCCACCTTGATCACCTCCGCTCCCAGGTCGGCCAGGATCATGGTGCAAAGGGGCCCGGCCAGCACCCGGGAGAGGTCCAGGACCTTGATGCCGGAAAGGGGCCTCATGGGGGCATCTTACGGCGTATAGTGGGGTCGTGGTCCGGGGCTTGCGGCACCTCTTCGTCTTCCTGGTCCTCCTCTTCGTCCTCCTCCCCTTCCTCTGGATGGCCTACGCCGCCTTCATGCCCAAGGAGGCGGTGTATTCCGGGGAGCTTTTCTCCCAGGTGGGCTTCAGCCTGGAGAACGTGCGGGGCCTGTCCCGGGAAGGCTTCTGGGAGCGGCTCCTCTTCTCCCTGGGGCTCTCCTCGGGGGTGGTGATCCTCCAGCTCCTCACCGCCCTCCTGGCGGCCTACGCCCTGCGGGCGGGGCTGGGGCTTCTCCCCTTCTACCTGGTGCTCATGGCCATCCCGGCGGAGCTCCTCTTGGTGCCCCTTTACGGCATCCTGAAGGGGCTTTCCCTTCTGGACACCGTCTGGGCCTTGGTCCTGCCCTTTGCCGCCAGCCCCTTTGTCGTCTACCTGGTCTACCAGGCCATGCGCGCCGTGCCCGAGGAACTTCTGGAAGCGGCCCGGCTGGACGGGGCGGGGCACCGGGTGCTTCTTTTCCAGATCCTTTTCCCCTTGGTGCGGCCCACCCTGGTGGCGGCAGGCGTCCTGGCCTTTGCCGCCCACTGGAACCTGGTGCTTTACCCCCGGGTGGTGGTCTCGGACCCAAGGTTTTGGACCCTGCAGACCTGGCTCACGGACCTGCAGCGCAAGTACCCCACGGACTGGGGCCTGCTCTCGGCGGCGGCCCTCTTTTCCGTGCTCCCCATTATCCTCCTCTACCTGGCCTTCGAACGGCGGGGGGTGGCCACCTTTGAGGAGGGGCTCAAGGGGTAGCCCTGAACCGCTCCCGTAGGGCCTTGAGCCTTTCCCGCACCCGCTCTTCCCAGCCTTCCCCGGTGGCTTCATAGAGGCGGAGGCCCTCGAGGCCCTCCGGCAGGTAGGCCTGGGCGAAGCTCCCCTCCTTGTCCTCGTGGTAGTAGGCGTAGCCTCGGCCGTGGCCCAGGGCCTTGGCCAGAGGGGTGGGGGCGTTTCTAAGGTGGAGGGGCACGGGGGCCTCGGGGTGGGCCTTGGCCGCTGCTTCCGCCCTTTGCCAGGCGGCGTAGACGCTGTTGGACTTGGGGGCCAGGGCCAGGTAGATGGCGGCCTCCACCAGGGCAAGCTCCCCTTCCGGGCTCCCCAAGGCCTCGTAGGCCTCCTTGGCGGCCACAGCGAGCCTTAAGGCCAGGGGGTCGGCCAGGCCCACGTCCTCCGCCGCCACCCGGATGAGGCGGCGGGCCAGGTAGCGGGGATCGGCTCCGGCCTTAAGGAGCCTGGCCAGGTAGTAAAGGCTTGCGTCCACATGGCTTCCCCGAAGGCTTTTATGGAGGGCGGAGACCAGGTCGTAGAAGTGGTCCCCACCCCGGTCCATGGCGAAGCGCTCCGAACCCAGGGCCTCCCGGACGCTCTCCTCGTCCACCCGTCCGAAGCTGGCGGCGAGCTCCAAGGTGTTGAGGGCGAAGCGGGCATCGCCCCCAGCGGCCTGGGCCAGCAACCTCAAGGCCCCCTCCTCGTAGGGGGTGCCGGGGAGGCCCCGGGGGTCCGTGAGGGCCTTCTTGAGGAGGGTGAGGAGGTCCGTTTCGGAAAGGGGTCTTAAGGGGAAGAAGCGGAGGCGGGAGCGGAGGGCAGGGGTGAGCTCAAAGGCAGGGTTTTCCGCGGTGGCCCCGATGAGGGTGAGGAGGCCCGATTCCAGGTGGGGCAGGAGGGCGTCCTGCTGGGCCTTGTTGAAGCGGTGGACCTCGTCCAGGAAAAGGACCAGTCCGCCTTCCCGCCGGGCCCTCTCCACCGCTTGCCGCACCTCCTTGAGCCCCGCCTCCACCGCGGAGATGTGCAAGAAGGGCTTGCCTACCCCCTCGGCCAGGAGGCGGGCCAGGGTGGTCTTGCCCGTCCCCGGGGGGCCGAAGAGGACCATGGAGGCGAGCCTCCTGCTCTCCAGCATCCGCCGCAGGAGTCCCCTTGGCCCCGTGAGGTGGGGCTGGCCCAGGACCTCATCCAGGGAGCGGGGCCTAAGGCGCTCGGCCAAGGGCTCCATCCTCCCCATCCTAAAGTGTTGGCGCATGGGGCTTGCCTCAGCAGGTAAGGGAAAGGGCCATGCCCAAGGCCTTTCTGGGCCCCCCTCGTGAGGGGGTACTTAAGCCCAGGGCAGGGGGGACGTGGTAGGCTGGGGGCGAGCATGCGCTGGCTGTTCCTCTTGCCCTGGGCCCTCTTCCTCTTGGGCCTATCGCCCCTGGCCTTTTTGGAGCCTTCGGGCCAGGTGGAACGGGGCCTTTGGCTTCTCGCCTTGGCTCTGGCCTTGGCGGCGGTGGCCAGCCTGTACTCCCGCTTCCCCGTGGCCTATGGGGTGCAGGCGTTTTTGGTGGCGGGTTTAGGGTTTTTGGCCTTTCAGGCAGCTTTGGAGAGCGCTCTCCTGCTCACGGGGGCAGAGGCTTCGGGGTTCACGGTCTTAGGGGGGTTCCTGGGGGCCTTGGCCTTGGGGGGAGCCTTCGTCCTGGGCACGGGAAAGGAGGCCCCCCTTTTGCCCGCTTTGGAGGGGGTAGGGGGGCGGGAGGACCTTCTGCGCCTGGCGGGGGCCCTGGAGGGCCTGGCCCTAAGGCGGCCCCTGGTCTTGGTGTACCTCTCCACCTCTGCCCCGCCGGAGCGGCTTCAGGGCGAACTGAGGCGGGGGGACCTGGCCTTCCGTCTCAATGGGGGATACCTCTTGGTGCTTCAGGGAAGCCGCCCCGAGGACGCCGCCGGGCTTCTGCGGCGCCTTAAGGAGCGCTTTCCCCTCTCGGCCTATGCGGTGGAGCGCTGGCGGGGGGGGAGCTTGGAGCGGGTGCTGGCCCGTCTCGAGGCCGAGGCTCTGTTGCAGACCTGAGGGGGGCCGGTTTTGGTGTAGCTGCCACCGCATACACCATCGCCTGGGTGTACCGGTTTTCCCTTTACCTTGCTCCGGTGGCACCTCCTTCTTCTTACCCTTAGCCTTAAGGAGGTTCGCCATGGAACAGGCCAAGGAGATCAGCCAGGCGTGGCAGGAGGCCCTGGAAACCTACGGGGAGCGGGAAGAGGAGTAAAAAAGCGGGGAAGCCCAGGCCGGACCCCAGAGGTCCGGCCATACCTTTCCTTTTTGCGGGCTCTCCCCTCGGGTTGGGGTTAGCGGCCCACCAGGCGCTTCCGTGTTGAGGGATCCAGCACCTTCTTGCGCAGGCGCAGGCTCTTGGGGGTCACCTCCAGGAGCTCGTCCTCCGCCAAAAACGCCAGGGCCTCCTCCAGGGAGAGCCGTCTCGGGGGGGTGAGGCGGATGTTCTCGTCGGAGCCGGCGGCACGCACGTTGGTGAGCTTCTTGGCGAGGGTGACGTTCACGTCCAGGTCGTTTTCCCGCACGTGCTCCCCCACGATCATGCCCACGTAGACCTCGGTGCCCGGCTCAATGAAAAACTGCACCCGCTCCTGCAGGCGGTTCAGGCTGTAGGCGGTGGCCACCCCCGCCTCCATGGCCACGGCGCTTCCCGTGGTGCGGGTGGGAATGGGGCCGGCCTCGGGGCCGTAGCCGTGGAAGGTGTGGCTCAGGAGGCCTTCTCCCCCGGTAAGGGAGAGGAAGAGGCTACGGAAGCCGAAAAGGGCCCGGGCTGGGATGACGAACTCCGCCCGCACCCTTTCGCCCACCTCCATGTGGACCATCTCCGCCCGCCGGGCCCCTAAGGCCTCCATCACGCTGCCAAAGCGGTCCTGGGGCACCTCCACCACCAGGAGCTCGTAGGGCTCGAGGCCGTCTTTGGTGAGCACCCGGGGCTGGCCCACGCTGAACTCGTAGCCCTCCCGGCGCATGGTTTCCAGGAGGATGGCCAGGTGAAGCTCCCCCCGGCCCCTAAGCTCAAAGACCTCGGGGCCCACCTCCTCCACCTGGAGGGCCACGTTGGTGCGAAGCTCCTTCATGAGGCGCTCCTTCAGCTTCTGGCCCGTCACGTGCGCTCCCTCCCGCCCGGCGAAAGGGGAGGTGTTGGCCGTAAGGGTGAGGGCCACGGTGGGCTCGTCCACCTTAAGGCGGGGAAGGGCCTCAGGGGCTTCTTTGGCGGCCAGGGTGTCCCCGATTCCCACGCCCTCCACCCCGGCCACGGCCACGATATCCCCGGGAAGGCTTTCCTCCACCTCCACCCGCTCCAGGCCCTGGTGGGTATAGACCGCTACCACCCTGGCGGAAAGGACCCCGTCCTCCTTCAAGATGGCCACGCTTTCCCCCTTGCGCACCTTCCCCCGGGCCACCTTGCCGATGGCGATCCGCCCCAGGTAGGGGGAGTGGTCCAGGTTGGCCACCAGAAGCTGGAAGGGCCCTTCCTCCCACCTGGGTGAGGGGATGTGCTCGAGGATGGTTTGGAAAAGCTCCGAGAGATCTTCTTTGGGCGCTTCCCGCCAGGCCCGGCCCTCCCGGCCGATGGCGTAGAGGTAGGGGAAGTCCAGCTGCTCCTCCGTGGCCCCCAGCTCCACCATCAGGTCAAAGGTGAGGTTCAGCACCTCGTCGGGGCGGGCCTCCTTCTTGTCCACCTTGTTGAGGACCACGATGGGCTTGAGCCCAGCCTCTAGGCCCTTCCGCAGAACGAACCGGGTCTGGGGCATGGGGCCCTCGGCGGCGTCCACCAGGAGGAGCACCCCGTCCACCAGGGAGAGGGCCCGCTCCACCTCCCCGCCGAAGTCCGCATGGCCGGGGGTGTCCACGATGTTCACCTTCACCCCGTCCCAGACCACCGCGGTGTTCTTGGCCAGGATGGTGATGCCGCGCTCCCTCTCCAGGTCGCCGGAGTCCAGGATGCGCTCCCCTTCCTCTTTGGAAAGGGCCTTGGCCTGGCGGAGCATGGCGTCCACCAGCGTGGTCTTGCCGTGGTCCACGTGGGCAATGATGGCGATGTTTCGGATCTCCATGGGTGCACCCAATCCCCCCACTTTACCACGGGCGGGCACGTAGGATAAGGGCATGGTGGTGGCCACCTTCTCCCTGGTGGCCCGGGACCCGGAAACGGGGGACCTGGGCGTGGCCGTGGCCAGCAAGTTCCTGGCGGTGGGGGCGGTGGTGCCCTTCGCCCGGGCAGGGGTGGGGGCCATCGCCACCCAGTCCTACGCCAACCCCCGCTTTGGGCCGCAGGGCCTTGCCCTTCTGGAGCAGGGGGCGAGCCCGGAAGGGGTCCTGGAAGCCTTCCGCCGCACCGACCCCGGGCTGGAGCGGCGCCAGTTCGGCCTGGTGAGCGCCAAGGGCGAGGCCCTCACCTTCACCGGGGCGGAGTGCCACCCCTGGGCCGGGGGGCTTTCCGGAGAGGGGTACGCTGCCCAGGGAAACCTCCTCTCGGGTCCCGAGGTGGTGGAGGCCATGGTGGAGACTTTTTTGCGGGAAGAGGGCACTCCCTTTCCCGAGAGGCTTCTCTTGGCGCTCAAGGCGGGGGAGGTGGCGGGAGGGGATAAGCGGGGCAAGCAGTCCGCGGCGCTTCTTGTGGTGGGGGAAGGAAAAGGGTACGGGGGGCTTTGGGACCGCTACATCGACCTCCGGGCCGACGACCACCCCGAGCCCGTGGACGAGCTCTTCCGCCTCCTCTCCCTTCACCGCCTCCTCTTTGAAAGGCCCCGGGAAAAGCGCCCCCTCACCGAGGAGGAGGTGCGCTGGCTGCAGAGGGTCCTCCGGGCCCAGGGGCTTTATGCGGGGGAGGCCCACGGGGTCTTTGACCGGGCCACGGAGGAGGCCCTTTTGGCCCTCGTGGGCATGGAGAACCTGGAAGAGCGCTACGGGGGAGGCCCGGAGGTGGACGAGGCCACCTTGGCCTACCTGAAGGAGAGGTACCCATGGAGCTAGGGGCGGGGGGCGTGGTCTTCAACGGGAGGAAAGAGGTGCTCCTCCTGCGCGACCGCATGGGCTTCTGGGTCTTCCCCAAGGGACACCCCGAGCCGGGGGAGAGCCTCGAGGCGGCAGCGGTGCGGGAGGTCTGGGAGGAAGCCGGGATCCGGGCGGAGATCCTCCTGCTCCTCTTCCCCACCCGCTACGTGAACCCCAAGGGGGTGGAGCGGGAGGTGCACTGGTTCCTCATGCGGGGGGAGGGGGAGCCCAGGCTGGAGCCGGGGATGACCGGGGCGGGCTGGTTCAGCCCCGAGGAGGCCCGGGGCCTTCTCTCCTTCCCCGAGGACCTCAGGCTTTTGGAGGTGGCCCTTGAGCGTCTACCGCTTTGAGGACAAGACCCCCAAGGTCCACCCCACGGCCTTCATCGCCCCCGGGGCCTACGTGGTGGGGGCGGTGGAGGTGGAGGAGGGGGCCTCCATCTGGTTCGCTGCCGTGGTGCGGGGGGATCTGGAGCGGGTGGCCATCGGCCCGGGCACTAACGTGCAGGACGGGGCCGTCCTTCACGCCGACCCAGGCTTTCCCTGCCTTTTGGGGGCCCGCGTGACCGTGGGCCACCGGGCGGTGGTCCATGGGGCGGTGGTGGAGGAAGGGGCCCTGATCGGCATGGGGGCGGTGGTGCTCAATGGGGCCCGCATCGGCAAGGACGCCGTGGTGGGGGCGGGGGCGGTGGTGCCCCCGGGGATGGAGGTGCCCGCGGGGATGCTGGCCTTGGGGGTTCCGGCCCGGGTG
The nucleotide sequence above comes from Thermus tengchongensis. Encoded proteins:
- a CDS encoding ABC transporter ATP-binding protein — encoded protein: MEALRLEGLGKRYGRKPILEKINLSVRPGEVYALAGPNGSGKTTLIRLVTGLAFPSEGRALLLGEDVHQTPQARRHLGAVVEAPAAFYPYLTGRENLRMRAYLAGVKEEGRITEVLARLRLLAVADQKVGSYSLGQRQRLGLAAAILHRPRVLVLDEPTSGLDPEGVELVHGLLQELAREGVAVLLSTHHLQEVSAYAHKVGILGGGRLLDEVVLEGREVFRLEAHPLEGALALLKTLPQVASARMQGGAILFEGSPEVVLQALLKEGYRVQALGPQRFDLMAYYQERVKHA
- a CDS encoding CaiB/BaiF CoA transferase family protein gives rise to the protein MRPLSGIKVLDLSRVLAGPLCTMILADLGAEVIKVEPPWGDETRGWGPPFAKGESAYFLSVNRGKKSLALDLKALEGQEAVRKLAQRADVLVENFKTGDLKRYRLDYESLRELNPRLVYLSITGFGHTGPRAQEPGYDAALQGYTGIMSVTGEPEGPPMKVGVAWIDVMTGMMGAVAVLAALYERERSGLGQHIDLSLFDVGLFALANLGESYLLTGRPPGRLGNAHAQIVPYGAFPAADGWLVLAVGNDEQFRRLCQVLELPGLWERFPQNAQRVEHRREVVEAVSAALKTRPRGYWLERFKEAGIPAAPVNNLAEAFQDPQAQAREAVWTLSHPLLGALPTLASPLRFLSRTPAGPSLPPPLLGEHTEAVLREAGYTPEEVARLVEKGVVRIQAKERQ
- a CDS encoding carbohydrate ABC transporter permease → MVRGLRHLFVFLVLLFVLLPFLWMAYAAFMPKEAVYSGELFSQVGFSLENVRGLSREGFWERLLFSLGLSSGVVILQLLTALLAAYALRAGLGLLPFYLVLMAIPAELLLVPLYGILKGLSLLDTVWALVLPFAASPFVVYLVYQAMRAVPEELLEAARLDGAGHRVLLFQILFPLVRPTLVAAGVLAFAAHWNLVLYPRVVVSDPRFWTLQTWLTDLQRKYPTDWGLLSAAALFSVLPIILLYLAFERRGVATFEEGLKG
- a CDS encoding replication-associated recombination protein A — translated: MGRMEPLAERLRPRSLDEVLGQPHLTGPRGLLRRMLESRRLASMVLFGPPGTGKTTLARLLAEGVGKPFLHISAVEAGLKEVRQAVERARREGGLVLFLDEVHRFNKAQQDALLPHLESGLLTLIGATAENPAFELTPALRSRLRFFPLRPLSETDLLTLLKKALTDPRGLPGTPYEEGALRLLAQAAGGDARFALNTLELAASFGRVDEESVREALGSERFAMDRGGDHFYDLVSALHKSLRGSHVDASLYYLARLLKAGADPRYLARRLIRVAAEDVGLADPLALRLAVAAKEAYEALGSPEGELALVEAAIYLALAPKSNSVYAAWQRAEAAAKAHPEAPVPLHLRNAPTPLAKALGHGRGYAYYHEDKEGSFAQAYLPEGLEGLRLYEATGEGWEERVRERLKALRERFRATP
- the typA gene encoding translational GTPase TypA; the encoded protein is MEIRNIAIIAHVDHGKTTLVDAMLRQAKALSKEEGERILDSGDLERERGITILAKNTAVVWDGVKVNIVDTPGHADFGGEVERALSLVDGVLLLVDAAEGPMPQTRFVLRKGLEAGLKPIVVLNKVDKKEARPDEVLNLTFDLMVELGATEEQLDFPYLYAIGREGRAWREAPKEDLSELFQTILEHIPSPRWEEGPFQLLVANLDHSPYLGRIAIGKVARGKVRKGESVAILKEDGVLSARVVAVYTHQGLERVEVEESLPGDIVAVAGVEGVGIGDTLAAKEAPEALPRLKVDEPTVALTLTANTSPFAGREGAHVTGQKLKERLMKELRTNVALQVEEVGPEVFELRGRGELHLAILLETMRREGYEFSVGQPRVLTKDGLEPYELLVVEVPQDRFGSVMEALGARRAEMVHMEVGERVRAEFVIPARALFGFRSLFLSLTGGEGLLSHTFHGYGPEAGPIPTRTTGSAVAMEAGVATAYSLNRLQERVQFFIEPGTEVYVGMIVGEHVRENDLDVNVTLAKKLTNVRAAGSDENIRLTPPRRLSLEEALAFLAEDELLEVTPKSLRLRKKVLDPSTRKRLVGR
- a CDS encoding DUF1028 domain-containing protein is translated as MVVATFSLVARDPETGDLGVAVASKFLAVGAVVPFARAGVGAIATQSYANPRFGPQGLALLEQGASPEGVLEAFRRTDPGLERRQFGLVSAKGEALTFTGAECHPWAGGLSGEGYAAQGNLLSGPEVVEAMVETFLREEGTPFPERLLLALKAGEVAGGDKRGKQSAALLVVGEGKGYGGLWDRYIDLRADDHPEPVDELFRLLSLHRLLFERPREKRPLTEEEVRWLQRVLRAQGLYAGEAHGVFDRATEEALLALVGMENLEERYGGGPEVDEATLAYLKERYPWS
- a CDS encoding NUDIX hydrolase; protein product: MELGAGGVVFNGRKEVLLLRDRMGFWVFPKGHPEPGESLEAAAVREVWEEAGIRAEILLLLFPTRYVNPKGVEREVHWFLMRGEGEPRLEPGMTGAGWFSPEEARGLLSFPEDLRLLEVALERLPL
- a CDS encoding gamma carbonic anhydrase family protein encodes the protein MSVYRFEDKTPKVHPTAFIAPGAYVVGAVEVEEGASIWFAAVVRGDLERVAIGPGTNVQDGAVLHADPGFPCLLGARVTVGHRAVVHGAVVEEGALIGMGAVVLNGARIGKDAVVGAGAVVPPGMEVPAGMLALGVPARVVRPAEPPGNAPRYRALAERYRVGLFPVDPPRRYRLTLRGQDALNPFSELHLRLKRSRKEALEALQRVAQGFPLAPEAASPLLEEGLIVPE